The DNA region ATTCAGGCATCCCACTGAGACAGAGAACATATTATTCAGTATGGTAGAAAAACCTAAAATCACGAGCAACACAGTAAATAAATACATTATATTTATACCTCAAATATGTTCTCATTTTCAATGCCCCAACAACATCTGATCTAATTATTTGTCCATTGCTGTTTACAAGTATATTGACACTCTCAACAACATCTAAGAACACCTGCAATAAAAAGGGTGAAACACTTCAGTATTTGTAGATAGTAAATGCTGATAAAAAAACTCGAAAATTCCATTTCACCtcattctttttataatttattcctTCACTACGCCATGAAACGGCATTTGTCACGGCCATTGGAGGCCTCTGTGTGACTTCCATCCTATAAGCATCAGTTTTGATAAATTCACTTAGGATCTTTGCCTCTGTGAACTGAGGGTAACCAAAATCCATAATTTCATCGAGTAACTCATACTGCAGAAGACACATGATATCAGCGCATCAATCTCGACTATACCAGTATTGTCTAAAGTAAAGAGAAATACCTCTTACCACAACAACAAAGTTATCCCTAAGCGATTCCTCTTCTAATTCTTCAAAATAATGCTTGAATACCTGCACAGGGAAATTGTTAAGGAAGATAGAGATCAACTAGGAAAGGCAGAAGTTTTACATTGGATGAAAAACTTACAGAGACAGAAGGAATGAgtatactcaaaaaaaaaaaggctaaGTACAAAAATTACCAAAGGAGCTTACATCAACTACACGATGGAGGAAAAGAAGAACACTTGCAGCATTGCAGTTCTGCCGTGTAGCAACAAGTAAATACACATTGTTGTGTTGTATAAACATGTATGTAATCCCATTATCATAAACAACTGGATCTTGTGATTGTGGATCAccctgaaaaaaaaatcaattgaaaaacataAACAATGAGATTCATGAATCCATCTAACAGGGATACTAAAGACAAAGTACATAATCCAAGAAAACTTGAGCAGACAGTCATTTACTATGACGTAGTATTAAGTATGAAGTAAAAAGTGCAAACCATTGTAGTTTATCACCACATGCAGAGAAACTCCATCCAACTCTTATATTTTACTTGGAGAGAATGAAAGGACAGAAAATACGAGAAGGTAAGAAACTAGAGTAAGCAAAATGCCTTGTTTGAATCACAAAGTAGGAGAGGGAGGGAAATTGACAATAGTTGATTCAGGAAATAAATTCGACAAAAATCCCGAGATTTGAAAGGAAAACGAGAAGGAACTGAAAGTGGTGCAGCATCAGCGGACTGGTTCCAAGAAGAGGCTACATTGAATCGGAACGATTACGGCCAATTGTCAAGTACTTAGATTTGATGTTTTAAAAGCGGAggactttttttaatatattacaGAGCAGTAAAAAGCAGAAAAATATCCAAAAGCTCCCCCACCCCTTCTCCCTTCATTTTCCTTACTATCCTAATCGAAGGAAACATGGACTCCTCCCCTCCCTTCCCTTCCCAAGCCTTCACTCCTAGTCCAATTCTGGATAAAATTCAGCATTGCTGAGCATTGCTTAAGTATCAAGTGCTCATCAATAACCCCAAACATATCTCATATGCTATCAGAGTAGAAATTTTTCAACAATGTTATAAGTACAAAAGTAAGTCTTTGCAAATGGGCTTGCTGGAACTTGCAAAGAGTCCCACCATCACCATGTCCCTCATCCAAACTAAAAGTAACATAGAATACTACAAACCTATTACTCGAAACTATTCATTTTACCTCAAGTACACGAGCCAGATTCTCAATGATTTCACATGGGTATGCATTTTGGTCGAATACAAAATAGGGTTTTCACAAATTAGTCGAGTGAACATTTGAACAGTGTCTGACATGGGTAAACAACTTCATACCTACACCCAACTCCTCATAGACCCAATTTCCAGTAGGCTGACACTTCAAACGGTTTCAAAAGCCAAATCTACATCTTCTAGTGCATAATTATGCCTGAACTTGATGAACATACCACCCTATGACTATTCTGATTATCCCAACTATAAGTGAGATAGATCACTACACATAGTACATAACCCCCAAAATCTAAGCATAACATTGTTCACAGTtcgagataaaaaaaattatccaaCAATGAAAATTTGCtctaatcaatcaatcaaatttcaaatttatcaAGCTCGGACAAACAACAGTCGGCGGCACAACCAATCAAAAACAGTGAGCACACGAAAATGCATGATCAAGATCTTACCACCTTATAAATTCAGTTTGCTATTCGAATTACACCATCACATCtcaaattttacataaattccAGTGAAACAGATTTAGATTAGCGATTTCATCTCAATTAAACCTCAATATATTCAGATCAAGTAAACAATGAtgctaaaaatcaaaatcaaaatcaaactttaaacaataataaattagaGAGAGATCAAAAAACCTCTTTCTCAATGAGTTTAGTAAAGAATCGCTCAGCTTGAACAGCGGAAACATCGCCACGATAATCGCGCCATATAAGAACTCTACCTTTAATGTCGAGAAGGAACAGCGCTGAGGCCGCTCCCGACATTGTTTCTTCGATCGGAGAAACTCAGTAGAATCCCTAAAAAATCtttctactattattattgaCGATTGAAAAAATTTAGATCAGTGGAGAACGAACGAAGAGAGATCTGGTGAAAATTGTGAATTAGTGACTGGTAAATTAGGTTAAATTGATGATTAGATGGAGATTTTCTGATTTACGCCATTAAAGAGTAATTGGAAGCTTTTGGGTGTGATCGTGAATATAGGAAGTTTTAGAAGGGAGTATATCAAGCTTTGCGATCTGTACAGAATTGCTTTGTCGGGATGATAAAGAGAAGAAAAATGGGAATGGCCGAATGGGAGGTATAAAAAAACGAGGATTTTAGCCTTGTCGGAATTGGAAGGTTTTCTCTTGTTTTCCTGCAAACCGTATGATTTTGATCCTCTTTTACGATCCGTTTCGTAGGcgataatttgaatgaaaaattagtgtgattttggttgaaaaatctctcaCTTATTTTGATGGTCAAATTTGTCTAacatcaattattttattttattaataaaattcatttcaaattccaatgcattatcattgggAGGGGTGATATTAAGTGGTAatagaaatttgtaaacaaaaaaattttttattataaaagtttaattaccatgggaataatatgaaacttttaatgaaattttacactataaattattatcattaccACCCTTTAAtatcactaaccaaacgggtcgtTAAGTGTTTGGAAATTTACTAATCTTACTTTATATTGAAAAGAATGtcgggaaaaagaaaaaaataaaattaactgaCGAATTTAAACatgaattttaactttaaaaataattttattgagaaaattttaaaattgaatttaaactTGAATTAAACTCAAAGATATGATGTTATTTGTAATTCAAATTGACATAACTCAATTCATAATCAATTCAAACCAGATTGAGTTGAGCTTGATATGAATAAAAATTTgcctaaaaaaaaaactatacgaaaaataattttaatattataggTTAAAGTACTCAACATTATTCAACtcaatttaaattgaaatgaaGAGACTTAAAGATCATATTGCCCCTCATAATTTATGGACGATTGTATAGTCCAAGTAATTTATGTAATCaataattttgattatattcaacaaaaatttgtaaaaatagCACAAGGGTGTTTTTCTAGACATTTTAGTCAATATTATTGTTTCATGCTAAAAAGTGTGGGTTACTATGTGGAATTAAAATACTTAAATAAATGCAATTAAGATTACTCTATTTTTTATGTAATGCAATTAAGATATAGCTTACTTAAGGGAGTATACTTTATAATTATCAAGATAACATTGATCAATATGcacttaatatattttttcacaTGCTTTTAATAGTTGCTCCCCTTTACAATGTTTTTCACACTTCATTAATCACCAAATCGTAACTCattactttttaattaaatactttattgccttttctcctttctttatgCACCATCTAGTGGTGTTATTGCAAGAGCTATTAATTGTGTGGTAGAATCTCTCGATAGTTCTTACAAATTTAAAAGAAGCAGAAGTATTCTAAAATTTTATGAATTGATATTTTGTATTGATCATCTCTGAGTCAAAACTTGTAAAGCCCAATTCAATCATAGTACTTCCAGTTAGCTTACATCGAAGTTTCTTTCATTTGCCTTACAAAGTACTCCTAGTACAATGCGAGCTAAATTAAAAGTAAACCTAATCAAAGTATATGGTAAGATTCATTTCAAAAAAGTATGTAAGGTAAGATTTGGGTTTTAAACCCAACTCCTTGCATTGAGAAAGTTGGATACTTCTACTTTGAGACTCAGTTTCAGACCAAAGCGAACATTGTATTTTGTACCAAGAGATGTATACAGCATGTGATTATAATATATGTAACGATATATAGAGTATAGAATCGATTTAATCCACTTTTTCCAAGCATCATCTATAGTGATATCATACTACTGCATAAGAATATACTGCTGCTATGAGTAAGGTTGAGGTCATATTAAGTATATAATTTGAGCTGTTAAAAACTGTGCAAGTACTTCTAGATCGCATAGTTGCCTCCGAGTTCAGTGATAACATCATTCACCTTATTCACCATATCTGAAACAAAACAATTGGCACAAACAGATTTAACATGACTTGGGTTATTGATCTTCCTTGGCAGTTTTAAATCATGAGATGAactttaaaaaggaaaaatgtaAATAGCCATGGATTCATGGCCAAGATAGAAATCATGCCTAGTAACATACTAAcatcatataaatatatgtatttaaCACTCTTTTTAAAACTAGAATACGGAAACTTGTCAAGATGTCATTATCCCAATGTCAATTGATTTCCACCTAGGTGATATTTGAAGGTCAAATGTACGCAACATTATCATTGTAATAACAAAGTTGTTTTCAATTGACTCTTGACTGCAAATATCATCAGCAACTTCACATATAAAAGACATGCTAAGATCTAAAAAAGTACAGGGACTGGAGTACATGGAAACTTCAAGAAACTATGCTTTAATATGTATAAAAAAAGCCCGAAAATATGAATATCAcatgaataaaattttaaacagAAGAGAAATAAACTACTAGGGTAACATAAAAACACTGTCAATGCTCAATTGCTTACTGAAGCCAAAAATTAAGAGGCTCGAAGGTTACACAGTGGCTCAGGAAAATCATTGAATATATAACAACCACAAACTGTGTCTTTTGGAGAAAGTTCTACTAAACGATCGGATGCTGAGCAAAATCAAATAAGTTCAAAACCAGCTAAAAGGCATATAACAAGAGTTACTTACCAAGAAAAGATGCATCTTGCATATATTTCTGCAAGACATAAGTTGACGAAAACAAAAATATCAGGAGCCATAATGAGATAAAGTAGTGACAAAGTTTATCAGGAAAAGGGTAGCAAACATGTTCAAGAAAAAGTACCGCAATTTGAGTTTTCAGATCAGCATCCTGCTCCCCAGCTGCAAGTGCAAGATCTAAACTACCTATaatataaaggaaaaaaacaGCATATTCATTAGTACATGGATAAGGTTGCGTATGTGCAACCACTTAATGGCACTGGGATCATAGATGTTGTTATATAGAGGAAAGATACATCATGCACTGTCGAAGGAACATGAAGTGCCATCTCTAGGAACAAAGGAATACCTTGTTCCAAATCAGCAGCGCAACTGGACACAAGCGATGTGAAGGCAGGAGGAAGTGCTTCAACTTTGCTTTGAGAATTGGCATTTGTTTCTTGAATCTGTGAATCCGGCTGATCTTCCTTGTTCAAGTTCCGTGGGGAGATAGAATCATAAATGGGGGTCATAATGCTTGATGTGTCAGGTCTGCAAATCCATTTCATATTCCAGTCAATATTATATTTGTGCAGAAATTTGTTGATCAATCTGTCTAGTCTTTAGAGTAAATCTTCAAAATGTATGGTAGCTTTACCTGTATGTAGGAATAAAGTCAGAGTCAGAGGATACTGCAGAATGTGGCGATATCACATTAAGCGCTTGAGGTACATaggagattttatttgaaagcAAATCCTGCAAGTGGAATATGGAAAAGTTTGTAAGAAAAGATAACTCCTTCAAGAGGTTTCCTCAACGCTAAAACTCCATATTCAGAACACTCAATTTAGATTTTTACCTGCAATGAGTTTATGAAGTGTTCTACTTCTGAGAATTGAGAAAAGCCCAGTGCAAACTTCTGGTTCTGCAAACATTCAAAACCTTTCAAAAATAAGAGGCAGACGCACTATCCCAGCATAAGCACATTCATTGATGGGAACATATCAAACTGAAGCCACAACAAGTTTCCTTATGTTTATTAGTACTTTTAGCTGTGGCTAATGAACGTATTCTATCTTTTCAATGTCATTAATATCTCGATCTTAAAAATAGATGAGTGAGAAGCTATTTTCAGATGCAAACTCGTATTTCATGATCAAAGAATGCAGCTCCGTGTTACAAAACCTAGAgtctaaaaaataatcaatcaaCTCAAAAGAGCAATTTGTTTCTAGGAAAAGAACATCGTCTGAGGATTTGGGGAGCAATTAGATAGTTAGCATACCTCGTCAGAGCTATCAACATAGCTTGCAATGACTACTAAGCTACCACGAGTAGGAAGCCCTGACAGATATGTCACCTGAGGCCAGATGAACTGCAGCTTGGAGATGAAATGCTCTTCCTTCAAAAGGAAAGGGTGATAACCAATTAAACTACGTGATTCAACCAATTTTTCACAACTTCTAAAGCAAAAACATATAATGCTTTAATTACATGTGGCTTGAGTAACTTTTGATACTCAACTTAGCTTGCAGAAACATCAATAAATGTGAAACCAATTGATTTAGCTAATCTTGTGATCTTGTCATGAACTTTAAAAGTTCATCATTAGAGACCTAAAACGAAATTGGTGGCAAACTTCTGAAATCCATCCTTAACAGCTTTAGAGGTTTACAATTTGTGTAGCTATGACATGTTTGTAAATTCCTAGACGAAATTCCCTAGTCTCTCCTACCTATTCCATCaggaatttttataattttcatccAGAATTTTCAATAGCAATGAAAATCGAGGAATCAAATCATCAAAGCTCAAAATAGCCTTTTGCAATGAATTTTTCACACAGTTCGAAAAAAACATAAGCAAGAAACTTGAAGAAGCAAAAATTACACTGGAAACGTTTCTCGAAAGTGCGAGTGTGCGTGACTACTAGCGAATTTGATCTTTATTATAAAATGGAAGATCAAATTTCAAATATCAACAAGAAGTTGAAAGAGATTAGTATTTAATCAGTCATCACTACTAAGCCTTTTCTCAAACCGAAATCAAAACCATTACTCAATAGTTAATTTAGTACTACAAAATACAAATCATAGAACAAACATATTCTCGAATTACagcatcaataatcaataaaattgaACAAAAACCCCCAAAAAGCACATCTAAATTTCTAGTAATCAAAATCAACAGTATTGACATTGCAAAAACGGCAACTAAATTTGACCTAAAAAAACTCCGAATAGCGAACAGTAATCACCAGCAAACACCAAGAAATATTCTAACAACAAAATTTTACTCAAATATTAGCTTAATCAACTTCAATAACATAAATCAAGTTGACGAATACACGAAAATCATCATCAATATCAGAATTGCAAAAAGAACTACATCTTAATAAACctagcaaattaaatttcaaaaactCATCATTTTAGAGAGATAAAGAGGCATACAATAATAGTTCCTTGTAAAGATACAGAGAGAACGGAATCAACAGAAGAAGAGACATCAGATGAAGGGTGAATAGAGACGGTGGAGATTCCAGAAGAAGGAAGCCAAATCGGCCTAAATTGATTTCGCTTAAAAGGAGAGAGACGCGAAGGAGAAGAAGTTGTTGTTATAGATTGGTAATAAGAAGGAAATGTGAAGTATCGAGCGTACTGAACTTTCCATTGCCATTGATCTCGTGCTCTTTCCATCGCCAATTTAAAATTCCCTGTTTCTCTCTTGCAAAGTTTTTGGTGCTCCCGCCATTTTTGTTTCTGTTTGTATTTATAGGCAAGTAGTGACTTTTTCATTTCCGTTCCGAGTTCAGGTGATGTATGAATTTGTTATACTtctttagttattttatttgggtcaaaaatcagaattttaatttaatatttgtaacGGTTCAAATTGATTTCATTTTGACCCATGTATCTCACTTATTGTTTTTTGCTTGAATTTAAGAGTTGTTAACAGATTATATCTT from Amaranthus tricolor cultivar Red isolate AtriRed21 chromosome 3, ASM2621246v1, whole genome shotgun sequence includes:
- the LOC130808631 gene encoding protein POOR HOMOLOGOUS SYNAPSIS 1, with amino-acid sequence MERARDQWQWKVQYARYFTFPSYYQSITTTSSPSRLSPFKRNQFRPIWLPSSGISTVSIHPSSDVSSSVDSVLSVSLQGTIIEEHFISKLQFIWPQVTYLSGLPTRGSLVVIASYVDSSDENQKFALGFSQFSEVEHFINSLQDLLSNKISYVPQALNVISPHSAVSSDSDFIPTYRPDTSSIMTPIYDSISPRNLNKEDQPDSQIQETNANSQSKVEALPPAFTSLVSSCAADLEQGSLDLALAAGEQDADLKTQIAKYMQDASFLDMVNKVNDVITELGGNYAI